In the genome of Pseudonocardia cypriaca, the window GGCGCGGTGGTCGAGCGCGAGCCAGAAGTCGCGCATCGGCCCGGCCGACGCGGGCAGCGCGACGAACGGCTCGTCGGCGATGTCGGCGAACCGCACGGTCGATCGTGCGGCCAGCGGGTGGCCGGCCGGGAGGGCGACGCCCCGGTCCTCGGCGGTGATCCGGCGGGCCGAGAGCCCAGCCGGGATCGGCAGCCACGCGAGCGCGACGTCGACCGTGCCGGCGGTCAGCCCGACCGCGGGGTCGCCCCACGGGACCTGCCGGAACCGCAGCCGCCACCCCGGCAGCCGCTGCTGCATGGTCGCCGTGATCGTGGGGACGAGCCCCCGCCCGATGCGGGAGTGGAAGCCGACGGTGAGCGTGCGACCGGCCAGCCGGACGTCCTCGGCGGCGGCCTCCCACTCCGAGACCATGGCGCGCGCCCTCGGCAGGAACGCGGCACCCGCCGCGGTGAGCCCCACCGTGCGGTGCCCGCGGGTGAACAGCTCGGCGCGGAGCTGCGCCTCCAGCTGCCGGATCTGCTTGGAGAGCGCCGGCTGCGAGACGAACAGCCGCTCGGCGGCCCGCGTGAAGCTCAGCTCCTCGGCGACGGCGAGGAAGTAATGCACGTCCTGCACGCGCACGTTCATAGCCAGAGGTTATGCGAGCCGGTCTTGGACGCGGGCGGCCGAGCCGCCGCAGGGTGGGGACGTGCGCGCGATCGTCCACGACCCGGCGGCAGACCTGCGGATGGCCGACGTCCCCGACCCCGAACCAGCACCTCACGAGGTGCTGCTGGAGGTGCGGGCGGCGTCGGTGAACTTCCTCGACGTCGTCTACCGGGAGCACTACCTCGCCCCAGGTGAGGTGCCCGGTGTCGACGCGGCCGGGATCGTGCTCGCCCCCGCCGCGGACGGTACGGGGCCACCGGCCGGCACCAGGGTCGTCACGTTCGCGATGGGCGGGGCGTGGGCGCAGCGCCGGGCGGCGCCCGTCGCCGACACGGCCGTCGTGCCCGACGGCGTCGACCTCGCCGCCGCCGCTGCGCTGCCCGGGGCCGGCGTCACCGCGCTGCAGGCACTGCGCAGGCTCGGCCCGCTGCTCGGCAGGCGGGTGCTGGTCACGGGCGCCTCCGGCGGCGTGGGCCGGTTCGCCGTGCAGCTGGCCGCGCTGGCCGGGGCCCACGTCGTCGCGGGGGTCGGCGGCGCGGGCCGCGGTGCCGGCCTGACGGAGATCGGTGCCCGGGAGGTGGTGACCGACCTGGCCGAGGTCGGCGAGCCGGTCGCGGGCGTGATCGAGAACGTCGGCGGGCCGCTGCTCGGGCAGGCGTTCGGGTTGCTGGGCGAGGACGGGCTCGTGCTCACCGTGGGTCAGGCGTCCGGTCGGCCGACCACGGTCGACTTCGAGGCGGAGCGCAGGCGCGGACCCCGTGGCCGGCGGATCGAGGCGTTCGTCGTCGAGCTGGGCATGGGGCCCGACCTCGCCGTGCTGCTCGACCTGGTCGCGCGCGGCTCGCTCGACCCCCAGGTGAGCAGGCGCGAGTCGTGGACGGGGTTCGCCGACGTGGCGCGGGACCTGCGGGACCGCCGAACGGTCGGCAAGGCGGTTCTGGAGATCGGAGCATGACGATGCAGCTGGGTGTGAACGGGCTGAACGCGAAGGCGGCGCTGCGGCCTGCCGTGACCGCGCGGCTGGCCGGAGTCGCGGAGGACCTCGGCTACACGTCCTGGTGGGCCGGCGACCACGTGGTGCTGCCGAGCCCGCGCACGCCGGACACCCCGATGGACCCGCTGGACCCGATCCTCGACCCGCTCGTGCACCTGACCTACGTCGCCGCGCTGACCCACCGCATCGAGCTGGGCACCGGGATCGTGATCCTCCCGCAGCGCAACCCGCTCGTCCTCGCCAAGCAGGCCGCGAGCCTGGACGTGCTGAGCGGCGGACGGCTGCTCCTCGGCGTCGGTGCCGGCTACCTGGAGCCGGAGATGACGGCGGTCGGCGTGCCGTTCGCCGAACGGGGCAGGCGCACCGACGAGTACATCGACGCGATGGTCCAGCTCTGGACCGCCGAGCGGCCCCGCATGGACGGCCGGTACGTGCGGTTCGCCGACGTGGACGCCCACCCCCGGCCGGTGAGCGGAGGCGGCCCGCGGATCGTCGTGGGCGGGCACAGCGACGCCGCGTTCCGCCGCGCGCTCACCCGTGCGCACGGCTGGTTCGGCGTCGGCACCCCGGACGAGCTGGCCGCGAACCTCGCCCGCATGAAGCGCGTGGCCGACGGCGTCGAGCGGCCGGCCCGGCTCGGCCGCCTGGAGATCACGGCGATGCAGCTGCAGACCGTCGACCAGGGGACCGCCGACCGGTTCGCCGACCTCGGCGTGGACCGGCTGCTGGTCTACCCGCTCCCGCTGGAGGAGCCCGACGACATCGCCCGGTTCCTGGAGCGGCACGCCGCGCTGGCTCGCTGAGCGCGGCTCAGCCCCGGTCGTCCTCGTCGTCCTGGTTCGGGAGGGCTGCGACGATCTGCGCGATCCCGGTCTGCAGCATCCCGAAGCCCCGCTGCATGTCCGAGCGCAGCGCCCTGACCTCGTCCTGCTGCTCCAGCTGCGCCTCGCGGAGGGCGGTGAGCGTCTGGGTGTGAGCGCGCAGGAGCGCCCTCATGTCCGACGCGTCGCGGTCGGCACCACCGGCGAGCACGCGGGCGGCCGCTGCGTCGGCGCGGGCGACCTCCACGCTCTCCTTCAGCCGCACGACCTCGTGTTCGAGGTCGCGCACGCGCGCCTCGAGATCGCCGTCGCCGGGGTCTGGCACGTTCGGGATCGTAGGCGCGCGACCTCGGCCGATCGCCCGTCCCGCGACGACCGCGGCGATTCCGGAGCCCAGTGGCCGCCGGGCCGTCCAGATGGGGGCACGATGGAGGTATGTGCGGCCGATACGCCTCCATCAAGGCCCCCGCGGACCTCGCCGACGAGTTCCGCGCCGTCGACGCCACCGACGGCGCGGCGCAGACCGACTACAACGTCGCGCCGACCAAGCAGATCATCACGGTCGTCGAGCGGCATCCGCGCGACGAAGAGGGCACCCCCGACCCGGACCGCACCGAGCGCACGCTGCGGATGGTTCGGTGGGGCCTGGTGCCGTCCTGGGCGAAGGACCCGAAGGGCGGGGCCCGGATGATCAACGCGCGTTCCGAGTCGGTCGCCACGAAGCCGGCCTTCCGGCGCGCGTTCAACTCCCGCCGCTGCCTGATCCCGGCCGACGGGTGGTTCGAGTGGCAGCGGGGTCCCGAGCACAAGCAGCCCTACTACACCCACTACTCCGACGGCAGCTCGCTCGCGATGGCCGGGCTGTGGGAGTACTGGAAGCCCAAGGACGACCCGGACAACGAGTACCCGGACGGGCTCGTCACCGCCACCGTGCTCACCACCGAGGCCGTCGGCCCGCTCGCCCAGATCCACGACCGGATGCCGCTGGTGCTGCCGCGCGACGCATGGGACGCCTGGCTCGACCCGGACCGTCCCGCCGCCGACGACGCCGTCGCGTCGCTGGTCACGCCGCCGTCGCTCGACCTGATCGCGCAGCTCGAGCTGCGCCCGGTCGCCCCGCTGGTCAACAGCGTGCGCAACAACGGCCCCCAGCTGCTGGAACCGCTCCCGGCGG includes:
- a CDS encoding TIGR03619 family F420-dependent LLM class oxidoreductase, which produces MTMQLGVNGLNAKAALRPAVTARLAGVAEDLGYTSWWAGDHVVLPSPRTPDTPMDPLDPILDPLVHLTYVAALTHRIELGTGIVILPQRNPLVLAKQAASLDVLSGGRLLLGVGAGYLEPEMTAVGVPFAERGRRTDEYIDAMVQLWTAERPRMDGRYVRFADVDAHPRPVSGGGPRIVVGGHSDAAFRRALTRAHGWFGVGTPDELAANLARMKRVADGVERPARLGRLEITAMQLQTVDQGTADRFADLGVDRLLVYPLPLEEPDDIARFLERHAALAR
- a CDS encoding LysR family transcriptional regulator — translated: MNVRVQDVHYFLAVAEELSFTRAAERLFVSQPALSKQIRQLEAQLRAELFTRGHRTVGLTAAGAAFLPRARAMVSEWEAAAEDVRLAGRTLTVGFHSRIGRGLVPTITATMQQRLPGWRLRFRQVPWGDPAVGLTAGTVDVALAWLPIPAGLSARRITAEDRGVALPAGHPLAARSTVRFADIADEPFVALPASAGPMRDFWLALDHRASPPSIAGEATTADEAYEIVAAGEGVLLQPAGSCAIHQREDVVHRPVVDLPPAQLAVVWRSGDGRPAVRVVTDACFHCASPPRAACGIMAG
- a CDS encoding zinc-binding dehydrogenase; this translates as MRAIVHDPAADLRMADVPDPEPAPHEVLLEVRAASVNFLDVVYREHYLAPGEVPGVDAAGIVLAPAADGTGPPAGTRVVTFAMGGAWAQRRAAPVADTAVVPDGVDLAAAAALPGAGVTALQALRRLGPLLGRRVLVTGASGGVGRFAVQLAALAGAHVVAGVGGAGRGAGLTEIGAREVVTDLAEVGEPVAGVIENVGGPLLGQAFGLLGEDGLVLTVGQASGRPTTVDFEAERRRGPRGRRIEAFVVELGMGPDLAVLLDLVARGSLDPQVSRRESWTGFADVARDLRDRRTVGKAVLEIGA
- a CDS encoding SOS response-associated peptidase, producing the protein MCGRYASIKAPADLADEFRAVDATDGAAQTDYNVAPTKQIITVVERHPRDEEGTPDPDRTERTLRMVRWGLVPSWAKDPKGGARMINARSESVATKPAFRRAFNSRRCLIPADGWFEWQRGPEHKQPYYTHYSDGSSLAMAGLWEYWKPKDDPDNEYPDGLVTATVLTTEAVGPLAQIHDRMPLVLPRDAWDAWLDPDRPAADDAVASLVTPPSLDLIAQLELRPVAPLVNSVRNNGPQLLEPLPAEEVREPIQLDLLAGPNPK